One window of the Anguilla rostrata isolate EN2019 chromosome 13, ASM1855537v3, whole genome shotgun sequence genome contains the following:
- the LOC135238630 gene encoding RNA-binding protein 38-like, translated as MLLHQFVNGVLEAMHPTIQKDTTFTKIFVGGLPYHTTDASLRKYFEAFGDIEEAVVITDRQTGKSRGYGFVTMTDRGAAERACKDPNPIIDGRKANVNLAYLGAKPRSLQTGLSVGVQQVHPTLIQRQYGLAQQYIYPQSFVQPSLVLPSQMASVSSPYLDYSSTYAQYASAAFEQYPYSASPGFLGYAYTPSPTAPTPVPQSLPSGAGVATAFLQYPPQPLQPDRMQ; from the exons atgcTTTTACATCAGTTTGTGAACGGTGTCCTGGAGGCTATGCATCCAACAATTCAAAAAGACACTACTTTCACAAAAATTTTTGTGGGCGGTTTGCCTTACCACACTACCGACGCTTCTCTCCGAAAGTACTTCGAGGCATTTGGGGACATTGAAGAAGCGGTGGTGATAACGGATCGACAGACGGGGAAATCTAGAGGATACGGATTT GTGACCATGACAGACCGGGGAGCAGCAGAAAGAGCCTGTAAAGACCCTAACCCCATCATCGATGGTAGGAAAGCCAATGTCAACCTGGCCTATCTGGGGGCCAAGCCTCGGAGCCTGCAGACAG GCTTGTCGGTGGGTGTGCAGCAGGTTCATCCGACGCTCATCCAGAGGCAGTATGG ACTGGCCCAGCAGTacatttacccacaatcctttgtGCAGCCCAGCCTGGTGCTGCCCTCCCAGATGGCCTCAGTCAGCTCCCCCTACCTGGACTACAGCAGCACCTACGCCCAGTATGCTTCGGCTGCCTTTGAGCAGTACCCATACTCTGCCTCTCCAGGGTTCCTGGGGTACGCCTACACGCCCAGCCCCACCGCGCCCACACCCGTCCCTCAGTCCCTCCCCTCGGGGGCCGGCGTGGCCACCGCCTTCCTGCAGTACCCCCCGCAGCCGCTGCAGCCGGACCGCATGCAGTGA